The following are encoded together in the Streptomyces tsukubensis genome:
- a CDS encoding DEAD/DEAH box helicase encodes MTGTDPIDRLDPVLLHHIVNSLGWPGLRPLQAASIGPLLDGEDAVLLAPTAGGKTEAAAFPLLTAMARDGWSGTSVLYLTPLRALLNNLQPRLHAYAQWLGRTAALWHGDTAEAERRRLRREPPDILLTTPESLEAQLISAKTDHALLLGGVRAVVVDEVHSFAGDDRGWHLLAILERLQRLTGRPLQRIGLSATVGNPTELLAWLQGSGRDRVPGRVIAPDIRIGPVATKSGDGPPPDGPPPGDVELDYVGSLSNAATVISALHRGEKRLVFCESRRQVEELGQALRARGVTVFLSHSSLSAAERHRSEEAFAQARDCVIVATSTLELGIDVGDLDRVIQIDSPSSVASFLQRVGRTGRRPGSTRNCLFLTTSHESLLQAAGLLTLWGRHWVEPIAAPPGPHHLVAQQLLAMTLQRHKLPAADWHEEWNGLTPFDASARPVLDHLLTEGFLEQDSGVYFIGVQAEKRFGRRHFMDLTASFTAPPQFTVLNGRAEIGHTDPALLVEEHEGPLRLLLAGRSWQVTYVDWRRHRVFVEAAESGGVAKWQTGTARGLPYELTQAMREVLLGADPEVGLTRRAQAALVELRETDGRFTNSEATLITRHGRDVRWWTWAGFRANATLAAWLADAVDPLQRPADAYVRLRHDLTREEWGRARRTPRQENLPHVSTAAVRGLKFSAALPEDLATRVLAARIGDTGGALAALSQPTRWAPEPV; translated from the coding sequence ATGACGGGCACGGATCCCATCGACCGCCTGGACCCGGTTCTCCTCCACCACATCGTCAACAGCCTCGGCTGGCCGGGCCTCAGACCGCTTCAGGCCGCGTCGATCGGACCGCTGCTCGACGGCGAGGACGCCGTGCTGCTCGCTCCGACAGCAGGCGGCAAGACCGAGGCCGCGGCCTTCCCGCTCCTGACCGCGATGGCCCGGGACGGCTGGTCCGGCACCTCGGTCCTCTATCTCACGCCCCTCCGCGCCCTCCTCAACAACCTCCAGCCTCGCCTGCACGCCTACGCGCAGTGGCTCGGGCGCACGGCGGCGCTCTGGCACGGTGACACGGCCGAGGCCGAACGACGGCGGCTGCGCCGCGAGCCGCCCGACATCCTCCTCACCACACCGGAGTCCCTCGAAGCACAGCTCATCAGCGCGAAAACCGACCACGCCCTGCTGCTCGGCGGCGTACGGGCGGTCGTCGTGGACGAGGTGCACTCCTTCGCCGGCGACGACAGGGGCTGGCATCTGCTGGCGATCCTGGAACGTCTCCAGCGGCTGACCGGGCGGCCGCTGCAGCGCATCGGCCTGTCCGCCACGGTCGGCAATCCGACCGAGCTCCTCGCCTGGCTCCAGGGCTCCGGCCGTGACCGCGTGCCTGGCCGGGTCATCGCCCCTGACATCAGGATCGGGCCCGTAGCCACGAAATCGGGAGACGGACCACCTCCCGACGGGCCCCCGCCAGGGGACGTCGAGTTGGACTACGTCGGTTCCCTGTCGAACGCAGCTACGGTCATTTCCGCCCTCCACCGGGGCGAGAAACGTCTAGTCTTCTGTGAGTCTCGCCGCCAGGTCGAGGAGCTCGGGCAGGCGCTGCGAGCGCGCGGCGTGACCGTGTTCCTCTCCCACTCCTCCCTCTCGGCGGCCGAACGGCACCGTTCCGAGGAAGCCTTCGCGCAGGCCCGCGACTGCGTGATCGTGGCCACCTCCACCCTCGAACTCGGGATTGACGTCGGTGACCTCGACCGGGTGATCCAGATCGACTCCCCCTCCAGTGTCGCCTCCTTCCTGCAACGCGTCGGTCGTACGGGACGCCGCCCCGGCAGCACCCGCAACTGCCTCTTCCTCACCACGTCCCACGAGAGCCTCCTCCAAGCAGCCGGACTGCTCACCCTGTGGGGCCGTCACTGGGTGGAACCCATCGCCGCACCGCCGGGGCCACACCACCTTGTCGCCCAACAACTCCTCGCCATGACCCTCCAACGACACAAACTGCCCGCCGCCGACTGGCACGAGGAGTGGAACGGCCTCACCCCCTTCGACGCCTCCGCCCGACCCGTCCTTGACCACCTTCTCACCGAGGGCTTCCTGGAACAGGACAGCGGCGTCTACTTCATCGGCGTACAGGCCGAGAAGCGCTTCGGCAGGCGGCACTTCATGGACCTCACCGCATCGTTCACCGCCCCGCCCCAGTTCACCGTCCTCAACGGACGAGCGGAGATTGGGCACACGGACCCGGCACTGCTGGTGGAGGAGCACGAGGGGCCACTGCGGCTGCTGCTCGCCGGGCGGAGCTGGCAGGTGACGTATGTGGACTGGCGCCGGCACCGGGTCTTCGTGGAGGCCGCTGAGTCGGGCGGCGTCGCCAAGTGGCAGACGGGCACCGCCCGCGGCCTGCCGTACGAGCTGACCCAGGCCATGCGGGAGGTGCTGCTCGGTGCCGATCCTGAGGTGGGTCTCACCCGACGCGCTCAGGCCGCTCTTGTGGAACTACGGGAAACGGATGGCCGGTTCACCAACTCCGAGGCAACCCTGATCACCCGCCACGGACGGGATGTACGGTGGTGGACCTGGGCCGGCTTCCGCGCCAACGCGACCCTCGCGGCGTGGCTCGCGGACGCGGTCGATCCGCTGCAACGGCCGGCAGATGCCTACGTGCGGCTCCGCCACGATCTCACCCGCGAGGAGTGGGGGAGGGCGCGGCGGACGCCACGACAAGAGAACCTCCCACATGTCTCCACGGCCGCCGTACGCGGCCTCAAGTTCTCCGCTGCCCTCCCCGAAGACCTGGCGACTCGCGTGCTCGCTGCTCGGATCGGCGACACGGGCGGGGCTCTTGCCGCGCTGTCACAACCCACGCGCTGGGCACCCGAACCGGTCTGA
- the brxD gene encoding BREX system ATP-binding protein BrxD yields the protein MSDQPPSASPATVGAVSPARRRAVVDALRRGAVPESGLDLLATGLDRFEAAVDGELDAVAAGGSAFKAVRGEYGSGKTFFARWLGERAKRRGFAVAEVQVSETETPLHRLETVYRRATERLATASFQPSALRPVVDAWFYALEEDALADGADDTRLEQAVAKLLDDRLSEVSRGAPGFAAALRGYHSALGVGDEATAAAVLAWLGGEPHVAAAAKRAAGVRGDLDHFGALGFLQGLLAVLRDSGHPGLLLVLDEVETLQRVRSDARDKALNALRQLIDEVHSGRFPGLYLVITGTPAFYDGPQGVQRLAPLAQRLATDFSTDPRFDNPRAVQLRLSGFQLDTLTELGRKIRDLYVAGSPDPERVLSIADDAYVADLARAVGGALGGKVGVAPRLYLKKLVGDVLDRIDQFPDFDPRADYRLTVDRTELTDAERHAFTVSAASADEVELDL from the coding sequence GTGAGTGATCAGCCGCCCTCCGCATCCCCTGCCACCGTCGGAGCCGTGTCGCCCGCGCGGCGGCGGGCCGTCGTCGACGCGCTTCGACGCGGAGCCGTACCCGAAAGCGGCCTAGATCTCCTCGCCACCGGCCTCGACCGGTTCGAGGCGGCCGTGGACGGCGAACTGGACGCCGTCGCCGCGGGCGGCTCCGCCTTCAAGGCGGTGCGCGGTGAGTACGGCAGCGGCAAGACGTTCTTCGCCCGCTGGCTCGGAGAGCGGGCCAAGCGCCGCGGCTTCGCCGTCGCCGAGGTACAGGTCTCGGAGACCGAGACGCCCCTGCACCGTCTGGAGACGGTCTACCGGCGGGCCACCGAGCGCCTGGCCACCGCGAGCTTCCAGCCGTCCGCACTCCGGCCTGTCGTGGACGCGTGGTTCTACGCGCTTGAAGAAGACGCCCTCGCGGACGGCGCCGACGACACCCGGCTGGAGCAGGCCGTCGCCAAGCTCCTCGACGACCGCCTCTCGGAGGTGTCCCGCGGCGCCCCCGGATTCGCTGCCGCGCTGCGCGGCTACCACTCGGCTCTCGGCGTGGGCGACGAGGCCACCGCCGCGGCCGTCCTCGCCTGGCTCGGCGGCGAACCGCACGTGGCGGCCGCCGCCAAACGCGCCGCGGGTGTGCGCGGCGACCTCGACCACTTCGGAGCCCTCGGCTTCCTCCAAGGGCTCCTCGCCGTCCTGCGCGACAGCGGACACCCCGGGCTCCTGCTCGTCCTCGACGAGGTGGAAACCCTCCAACGGGTGCGCTCCGATGCCCGGGACAAGGCGCTCAATGCTTTGCGGCAGCTGATCGACGAAGTCCACTCCGGCCGGTTCCCCGGCCTCTACCTGGTGATCACCGGCACTCCGGCGTTCTACGACGGTCCGCAGGGTGTCCAACGGCTCGCCCCGCTCGCCCAGCGCCTCGCCACCGACTTCTCCACCGATCCCCGTTTCGACAACCCCAGGGCTGTGCAACTCCGGCTGTCAGGTTTCCAGTTGGACACGCTGACCGAACTCGGCAGGAAGATCCGGGACCTCTACGTGGCGGGGAGCCCCGACCCGGAACGGGTGCTCTCCATCGCCGACGACGCATATGTGGCCGATCTGGCTCGCGCGGTCGGCGGAGCCCTGGGCGGCAAGGTCGGAGTCGCCCCCCGCCTCTACCTGAAGAAGCTCGTCGGTGACGTCCTCGACCGCATCGACCAGTTCCCCGACTTCGACCCGCGCGCCGACTACCGCCTCACCGTCGACCGCACCGAACTCACCGACGCCGAGCGCCACGCCTTCACGGTTTCGGCGGCCTCGGCCGACGAGGTGGAGCTCGACCTGTGA
- the pglZ gene encoding BREX-2 system phosphatase PglZ, producing MTSTTAAAGLARLTPSLLAQYLSARPTLDGRTRTVVLLRAQPEWDGPDTLAYGGGQQAAVAAASSPLAVHEQILAHADHAGDGAVPPVLVVLTDCEEAELDPGLLARVRRGGIRSVDNWEVVRTSFGAGTVDHRLRLSGGGWAAEALLEAAPLDGWPKIAGGMLTRDHALTRLAQRRLGLGRYADGAHPARDIADNRIDLTALLRWAVQPGAAERFLALRDAERDGLADFLCEKGQAGPAAAVLFGLVGEGRGTDALAYGLVAAALWKHTAAPGPEVYRARGRAELWSGAQGGGLTPEESDARFAQYGTAAEATADELHAQQDRRVLTPLMDRAELLARQFGAEQAAAVSLFLPSGFEVRAADAGATLAAGDAQRIASAVQAWGEHRLAARPEGRARVGRARMAGRLAAWLAAADPQPESVADWLGAQVTDTAWADLALDRIEAGGEDVPALREAYDRLGEQVRERRREMDRAFAQRLATWTESGGAPGPLLTVESFLDRIAAPVSQDKDRRRLLILVVDGMTAAIAAELGQELRERFSEYDPFPGAEGRPRRRAVAAALPSVTAVSRTSLFAGRLLRGGQAEEKRLFAQHPFAGPGRTAAVFHKDDLRAECTGSPFSAPLEAALRDGRTHVGVVLNTIDDRLAKEQRLGATRWIVEEIGFLGELLDTAATEGMAVLLLSDHGHVVDRRDRRVSVPEAADRYRPYDEGKLDEREIRLRGPRVVAPEPGGAVTALWDADSRYTTRKAGYHGGASLAEIAIPLQAYLPFGATPPEGWRELGDPAPHWWSLDRVPEASAAPASAPAAAPAPARRRPTKPKPASQEESLFAEQAVAAPASAPVQPDRAAEPVPSDPHTVLVAALMSSDVFAAQLALVVGRKLDLDKVRAAVQELLDSGTLPITALAQRAGERPVRAAGFAAVLRQLLNHDGEQVLEILPDNRTLRLNEPLLKTQFGL from the coding sequence GTGACCAGCACGACCGCAGCCGCCGGCCTAGCCCGGCTCACCCCCTCGCTCCTCGCCCAATACCTGTCCGCTCGGCCCACACTGGACGGGCGCACGCGCACGGTCGTACTGCTCCGCGCGCAGCCGGAGTGGGACGGGCCCGACACCCTCGCCTACGGCGGCGGACAGCAGGCCGCCGTCGCGGCGGCCTCTTCGCCGCTTGCCGTGCACGAGCAGATCCTCGCCCACGCCGATCATGCCGGGGACGGGGCCGTTCCGCCGGTTCTGGTCGTGCTCACCGACTGCGAGGAAGCCGAGCTCGATCCCGGCCTCCTCGCGCGCGTGCGGCGCGGTGGCATCCGCAGCGTGGACAACTGGGAAGTGGTACGTACCTCCTTCGGCGCCGGGACCGTCGATCACCGGCTGCGGCTCTCCGGCGGTGGCTGGGCCGCGGAAGCCCTGCTGGAGGCCGCTCCGCTCGACGGGTGGCCGAAGATCGCGGGCGGCATGCTCACCCGCGACCACGCCCTTACCCGGCTCGCCCAGCGTCGTCTCGGTCTCGGCCGGTACGCGGACGGCGCGCACCCGGCACGCGACATCGCCGACAACCGCATCGACCTCACCGCTCTGCTGCGCTGGGCCGTGCAGCCCGGGGCCGCCGAACGATTCCTCGCCCTGCGTGACGCCGAGCGCGACGGCCTCGCCGACTTTCTCTGCGAGAAGGGGCAGGCGGGACCGGCCGCCGCCGTTCTCTTCGGCCTCGTCGGCGAGGGTCGCGGAACCGACGCGCTCGCGTACGGCCTGGTCGCCGCCGCGCTGTGGAAGCACACTGCCGCCCCCGGCCCCGAGGTGTACCGGGCGCGCGGCCGGGCCGAGCTGTGGTCGGGCGCCCAGGGCGGCGGCCTCACGCCCGAGGAATCGGATGCCCGCTTCGCGCAGTACGGCACAGCAGCTGAAGCGACCGCAGACGAGCTGCACGCCCAGCAGGACCGCCGCGTGCTCACCCCGCTGATGGACCGCGCCGAGCTGCTCGCCCGCCAGTTCGGCGCCGAGCAGGCCGCGGCCGTGAGCCTGTTCCTCCCCTCCGGCTTCGAGGTCCGGGCGGCCGATGCCGGTGCCACCCTGGCCGCCGGGGACGCGCAGCGCATCGCGTCGGCCGTACAGGCTTGGGGCGAGCACAGGCTCGCCGCGCGTCCCGAAGGCCGCGCCCGTGTCGGACGTGCCCGCATGGCCGGGCGGCTCGCAGCCTGGCTCGCCGCCGCCGACCCGCAGCCCGAGTCGGTGGCGGACTGGCTGGGGGCGCAGGTCACCGACACTGCCTGGGCGGACCTCGCACTCGATCGGATCGAAGCGGGAGGCGAGGACGTCCCCGCTCTGCGGGAGGCGTACGACCGGCTCGGTGAGCAGGTCCGCGAACGGCGGCGGGAGATGGACCGGGCCTTCGCTCAGCGTCTCGCCACCTGGACGGAGAGCGGCGGCGCACCCGGCCCTCTCCTCACCGTGGAGAGCTTCCTCGACCGGATCGCCGCCCCCGTGTCCCAGGACAAGGACCGGCGACGGCTGCTGATCCTCGTCGTCGACGGCATGACCGCCGCCATAGCGGCGGAACTCGGCCAAGAGCTGCGGGAGCGCTTCAGCGAGTACGACCCGTTTCCGGGAGCCGAAGGGCGTCCCCGGCGCAGGGCCGTGGCCGCCGCCCTGCCCAGCGTCACCGCCGTCAGCCGCACCAGCCTCTTCGCCGGGCGGCTGCTGCGCGGCGGGCAGGCCGAGGAGAAGAGGCTCTTCGCCCAGCACCCGTTCGCCGGCCCCGGGCGGACGGCGGCCGTCTTCCACAAGGACGACCTGCGCGCCGAATGCACCGGAAGCCCCTTCAGCGCACCGCTGGAAGCCGCTCTGCGCGACGGGCGCACCCACGTCGGGGTCGTCCTGAACACCATCGACGACCGGCTCGCCAAGGAACAGCGCCTGGGCGCCACCCGGTGGATCGTCGAGGAGATCGGCTTTCTGGGCGAGCTCCTCGACACCGCCGCGACCGAGGGCATGGCCGTTCTGCTCCTCTCCGACCACGGGCACGTCGTCGACCGCCGCGACCGCCGCGTCTCCGTGCCCGAGGCCGCGGACCGCTATCGCCCTTACGACGAGGGGAAGTTGGACGAACGGGAGATCCGGCTGCGCGGACCGCGCGTGGTCGCCCCCGAGCCCGGGGGAGCTGTCACCGCCCTGTGGGACGCCGACTCCCGCTACACCACGCGCAAGGCCGGCTACCACGGCGGCGCGTCCCTCGCCGAGATCGCCATTCCGCTCCAGGCGTACCTGCCGTTCGGTGCCACGCCGCCAGAGGGGTGGCGGGAGCTCGGCGACCCGGCTCCCCACTGGTGGTCGCTCGACCGCGTGCCCGAGGCGTCCGCCGCACCGGCTTCGGCCCCGGCCGCCGCGCCCGCCCCGGCACGCCGCCGCCCGACGAAGCCGAAACCGGCCAGCCAGGAGGAGAGCCTGTTCGCCGAGCAGGCCGTAGCGGCCCCGGCCTCGGCCCCGGTTCAGCCGGACCGGGCGGCGGAGCCCGTTCCATCCGACCCGCACACCGTGCTCGTGGCCGCGCTGATGTCCTCGGACGTCTTCGCGGCGCAACTGGCGTTGGTGGTGGGACGCAAGCTGGACCTGGACAAGGTGCGTGCCGCCGTGCAGGAACTGCTCGACTCCGGGACCCTGCCGATCACGGCACTGGCGCAGCGCGCCGGAGAGCGGCCCGTCCGCGCCGCCGGATTCGCCGCCGTACTGCGACAGCTCCTCAACCACGACGGCGAGCAGGTACTGGAGATCCTGCCGGACAACCGAACCCTTCGCCTCAACGAGCCGCTGCTGAAGACCCAGTTCGGCCTGTGA
- the pglY gene encoding BREX-2 system ATPase PglY has protein sequence MAAPARDRQAPLLKDLMDLPATVSTSSYVLKLSEAVTEEGSRKALEEYVVTGELLRNYRETLGMISTALDTQSSMAVYLHGSFGAGKSHFMAVLHALMSNSPAARARQEFDPLYQDFDWLRAGGKKFLLVPYHMLNADSLEHRVLGGYVDWVAERHPKADIPRVYRTDALFDQLRDMRQDFGDDQFLAQLNAGVEEEVDEWGNSAFWTPERLDAALNAAEVHDKSVRVDLDNPSTPAELRARLTQDAMRTVARRYARMAAQGEGFIPLDDGLAVIAEHAKSLGYDALVLFLDELMLWLTMMMQDEKRVLRESGKFTNFVEGSHSRRAIPVISFIARQKDLREITGEEMHGTAESAMQQNLKYASGRFDPIKLEDRNLPEIAHERLLKPRSPEARQEVQAGLDRLLAANPGAARDTWLGDDKALVGSGEEPLRKAYPFTPAFMDALVQISSALQRNRTGMKLMGEILADQRDRLRLGDLVSLGDLYPYLGKGGDKPFQDATRVVFESAERLYKTKLRPHLITTHKVAEEDAVAYARDPESVPAERRPALAAFTGDDRIMRTLLLSALAPGAVSLQHLTVERLLALNHGSIRSRFKGGEVGALEGKLSQWAGQFAEIKVTGSGAQASVLLELTDIDLDSILANANTYTQTRFQRDLAERILRRQLDLGAQRLGYDELTFVWKGSPRTLEVNFANVRDKEKVSDQNLKPATEGLWRIVVDYPFDDGPFSAREHANRIREIREQAGPDGPARTLAWLPSHLSQQAQDSFRRLTVIDNVLSDEDRFHGTFAKHLSQDKRVRAWQLLEAQRDTLTREAEKALKQAYGLADKKESEVQPGFDDHLDPVHAVPGLSLPIGAPFDKAVRLIAARLLERQFPGHPQLDPENFGKAVTTPEAKKVYGLVSQAAEARDRRVEVPAGDRGLMRRVAVPLLLGSMGEAYFELSSHWPQFFADQVRADDLPAGDDLTYVRLTDWLDRPEPRGLHETVKQLVIAAFAQIDDRVWVSGGAVQDKSLAFAARAGDALRTQPRPSEADWEEALARYESLFGDKPKARLYRGQIINQFATAVRDRARSFAEDAAGLVRRLEDCQGRLGLDETDPAGRFALARRSLELVTQLADSAEAGSAAARRTVETLAGFDLRGVSPLRYGTSLAQARKVAAALVAAEADWETLDLAEGLGPEGHSVLERLKGAARSDQQTADLAKALESARREVIALVRAQQAAPPPPQQPVGPSDPDDTSLKGDDAEPFVPSTHTGTGGVRRAGGGRIKVRTAAAEFAAEIRALAEADPDAEIDITWRVVGE, from the coding sequence ATGGCCGCCCCCGCCCGAGACCGCCAGGCACCGCTGCTCAAGGACCTGATGGACCTGCCGGCGACCGTCTCCACGTCGTCCTACGTGCTCAAGCTGTCGGAGGCGGTCACCGAGGAGGGCTCCCGGAAGGCGCTGGAGGAGTACGTCGTCACCGGGGAGCTGCTGCGGAACTACCGCGAGACCCTCGGCATGATCTCGACCGCGCTGGACACGCAGAGCTCCATGGCGGTGTACCTGCATGGCTCGTTCGGTGCGGGAAAGTCGCACTTCATGGCCGTGCTGCACGCGCTGATGTCGAACAGTCCGGCGGCCCGTGCCCGACAGGAGTTCGACCCGCTGTACCAGGATTTCGACTGGCTGCGCGCGGGCGGCAAGAAGTTCCTGCTCGTCCCCTACCACATGCTGAACGCCGACAGCCTGGAGCACCGGGTGCTCGGCGGCTACGTCGACTGGGTGGCCGAGCGCCATCCCAAGGCTGACATCCCGCGCGTCTACCGCACCGACGCCCTCTTCGACCAGTTGCGGGACATGCGGCAGGACTTCGGTGACGACCAGTTCCTCGCCCAGCTCAACGCCGGTGTCGAGGAGGAGGTCGACGAGTGGGGCAACTCCGCGTTCTGGACGCCTGAGCGACTCGATGCCGCGCTGAACGCGGCCGAGGTCCACGACAAGAGCGTCCGCGTCGACCTGGACAATCCCAGTACCCCCGCCGAACTCCGGGCCCGCCTCACCCAGGACGCCATGCGGACCGTCGCCCGCAGGTACGCCAGGATGGCTGCCCAGGGGGAGGGGTTCATTCCGCTGGACGACGGCCTCGCCGTGATCGCGGAGCACGCCAAGTCCCTTGGCTACGACGCGCTGGTGCTCTTCCTCGACGAGTTGATGCTGTGGCTGACCATGATGATGCAGGACGAGAAGCGGGTCTTGCGTGAGTCCGGGAAGTTCACCAACTTCGTGGAAGGCAGTCACAGCCGACGCGCCATCCCTGTCATCTCCTTCATCGCCCGTCAGAAGGATCTGCGCGAGATCACCGGCGAGGAGATGCACGGCACGGCCGAGTCGGCCATGCAGCAGAACCTCAAGTACGCATCCGGCCGCTTCGATCCCATCAAGCTTGAGGACCGCAACCTGCCGGAGATCGCCCACGAGCGGCTGCTCAAGCCCCGCTCGCCCGAGGCACGGCAGGAGGTCCAGGCCGGGCTCGACCGGCTGCTGGCCGCCAACCCCGGCGCGGCGCGCGACACGTGGCTCGGCGACGACAAGGCTCTGGTCGGCTCCGGTGAGGAGCCGCTGCGCAAGGCGTATCCGTTCACGCCCGCGTTCATGGACGCCCTGGTGCAGATCTCCTCGGCGCTGCAGCGCAACCGGACCGGCATGAAGCTGATGGGCGAGATCCTCGCCGACCAGCGCGACCGGCTGCGGCTGGGCGATCTGGTGTCTCTCGGCGACCTCTACCCCTACCTGGGCAAGGGCGGCGACAAGCCGTTCCAGGACGCGACCCGGGTGGTGTTCGAGTCGGCCGAGCGGCTCTACAAGACCAAGCTGCGGCCCCACCTGATCACGACCCACAAGGTCGCAGAGGAGGACGCGGTCGCCTACGCGCGCGACCCCGAGTCCGTGCCCGCCGAACGGCGGCCGGCGCTGGCTGCGTTCACCGGCGACGACCGGATCATGCGCACCCTGCTGCTGTCCGCACTGGCACCCGGCGCGGTGTCGCTGCAGCACCTCACCGTGGAGCGGCTCCTCGCCCTGAACCACGGCTCGATCAGGAGCCGGTTCAAGGGCGGTGAAGTAGGGGCTCTAGAAGGCAAGCTGAGCCAGTGGGCGGGCCAGTTCGCCGAGATCAAGGTCACCGGTTCCGGAGCTCAGGCCTCCGTCCTGCTCGAACTGACCGACATCGACCTCGACTCGATCCTCGCCAACGCCAACACCTACACCCAGACCCGCTTCCAGCGGGACCTCGCCGAGCGGATCCTCCGCCGTCAGCTCGACCTCGGCGCCCAGCGCCTGGGCTACGACGAGCTCACCTTCGTATGGAAGGGGTCGCCCCGCACCCTTGAGGTGAACTTTGCGAATGTCCGCGACAAGGAAAAGGTCAGCGACCAGAACCTGAAGCCCGCCACCGAGGGGTTGTGGCGGATCGTCGTCGACTACCCCTTCGACGACGGCCCGTTCAGCGCTCGTGAGCACGCCAACCGTATCCGGGAGATCCGGGAGCAGGCAGGCCCCGACGGGCCCGCCCGCACGCTTGCCTGGCTGCCCTCCCACCTGTCCCAGCAGGCACAGGACAGCTTCCGGCGGCTCACCGTCATCGACAACGTCCTCTCCGACGAGGACCGCTTCCACGGCACCTTCGCCAAGCACCTCAGCCAGGACAAGCGGGTCCGTGCCTGGCAGCTGCTCGAAGCCCAGCGTGACACCCTGACGCGGGAGGCAGAGAAGGCGCTCAAGCAGGCTTACGGCCTGGCCGACAAGAAGGAGAGCGAGGTCCAGCCGGGCTTCGACGACCACCTCGACCCCGTACACGCGGTACCCGGCCTCTCCCTCCCGATCGGCGCTCCTTTCGACAAGGCGGTCCGGCTCATCGCCGCGCGCCTGCTGGAGCGCCAGTTCCCGGGCCATCCCCAGCTCGACCCGGAGAACTTCGGCAAGGCCGTCACCACGCCCGAGGCGAAGAAGGTGTACGGACTGGTGAGCCAGGCCGCGGAGGCCCGAGACCGCCGCGTCGAGGTGCCTGCCGGGGACCGCGGTCTGATGCGGCGGGTCGCGGTACCGCTCCTGCTGGGTTCCATGGGGGAGGCGTACTTCGAACTGTCCTCGCACTGGCCCCAGTTCTTCGCCGACCAGGTCCGCGCCGACGACCTGCCCGCCGGCGACGACCTGACGTACGTACGACTGACGGACTGGCTCGACCGGCCCGAACCGCGTGGTCTGCATGAAACGGTCAAGCAGCTCGTGATCGCCGCCTTCGCCCAGATCGACGACCGGGTGTGGGTGAGCGGTGGCGCGGTGCAGGACAAGTCCCTCGCCTTCGCGGCCCGCGCGGGCGACGCCCTGCGCACCCAGCCGCGGCCCTCGGAGGCCGACTGGGAAGAGGCGCTCGCCCGTTACGAGTCCCTCTTCGGTGACAAGCCCAAGGCCCGGCTGTACCGGGGGCAGATCATCAACCAGTTCGCGACGGCGGTGCGTGACCGGGCTCGCTCGTTCGCCGAGGACGCCGCGGGACTGGTGCGCCGTCTGGAGGACTGCCAGGGCCGGCTGGGCCTCGACGAGACGGACCCGGCCGGACGGTTCGCCCTCGCCCGGCGCTCCCTCGAACTCGTCACGCAGCTCGCCGACAGCGCCGAGGCCGGTTCGGCCGCCGCCCGCCGCACGGTGGAGACCCTCGCCGGCTTCGACCTGCGGGGCGTCTCGCCCCTGCGCTACGGCACCTCGCTCGCGCAGGCCCGCAAGGTCGCCGCCGCGCTCGTCGCCGCCGAAGCCGACTGGGAGACGCTGGACCTCGCCGAGGGGCTCGGCCCGGAGGGCCACTCCGTCCTGGAGAGGCTGAAGGGTGCCGCCCGCAGCGACCAGCAGACCGCCGACCTCGCCAAGGCCCTGGAGTCGGCCCGGCGCGAGGTGATCGCTCTGGTGAGGGCTCAGCAGGCCGCCCCGCCCCCGCCGCAGCAGCCTGTCGGCCCCTCCGACCCCGATGACACCTCCCTGAAGGGAGACGACGCCGAGCCGTTCGTGCCGTCCACCCACACGGGCACCGGCGGTGTACGGAGGGCCGGTGGCGGACGTATCAAGGTCCGCACCGCCGCAGCGGAGTTCGCCGCCGAGATCCGTGCCCTCGCCGAGGCGGACCCCGACGCCGAGATCGACATCACCTGGCGGGTGGTGGGCGAGTGA